A region of Marnyiella aurantia DNA encodes the following proteins:
- a CDS encoding amidohydrolase family protein: MHSRKRNRMLNYDYSQDGIYFITVCTKDRRHYLGKVHYAKVYLNDSGLVAKRQIIWLAEQYPYIELHSFVVMPNHVHLLFQIDRSKVESEELKIKTVSSLMGAYKTTSSKGIHLIGNTALRGSDLFTTILCAARKHMRKFSNIFQTILRTGKKTNLEMKNKMNIIFTRTGKSGVVPTVILLLFSILLTAQKPTDLIIHNAKIYTVNQNFEVAEAMAVSKGKIVAVGKNSEILQTYSSKNIRNLQGQAVYPGFIDAHCHFTGYATDKWKCELWGTKSWEEIIDRMMAYSKTAPMEWLYGRSWDQNNWAVKEFPDKRKLDQLFPNRPVYLKRVDGHAAIANQKALDIAGITAKTKVKGGEIEKVNGKLTGILIDNAMLLVEKHIPEISDELAIRYFGELQTECFSYGLTSLHDCGISAKTFGLLEKAQEQEILKMKIFALLEDNKATYDTWIGKGRFTKGNITFGGYKVYSDGALGSRGACLLHDYSDKKDWKGFLLSDKKHFKNLAEKLSKSNLQMCTHAIGDSANRTILQIYGDVLAGKNDRRWRIEHAQIVDKSDLGLFGKYSVIPSVQPTHATSDMYWAESRIGKERLTHSYAYQDLLQQNGWLPLGTDFPVEEINPIKTFYAAVARKDAKNFPANGFQKENALTREQALRGMTIWAAKAAFQEKELGSLEVGKSADFVVLTYDIIEVPEDRILQTWVLETYSNGIRVYDGEKWRQALSGWTEYGNSNP, translated from the coding sequence ATGCACAGCAGGAAAAGGAACAGAATGCTGAATTATGATTACAGTCAGGATGGAATCTACTTCATTACGGTATGTACAAAAGACCGCCGCCATTACCTTGGGAAAGTACATTATGCTAAAGTTTATTTAAATGATTCCGGACTGGTTGCTAAAAGACAGATTATTTGGCTTGCGGAGCAATATCCTTACATCGAACTTCATAGTTTTGTAGTTATGCCAAATCATGTACATCTTCTGTTTCAAATTGACAGATCCAAGGTTGAAAGCGAAGAATTAAAAATTAAGACCGTTTCGTCATTAATGGGTGCCTATAAAACTACCAGTTCTAAGGGAATTCACCTTATTGGAAATACTGCTTTGCGTGGCAGCGATCTTTTCACGACCATATTGTGCGCAGCAAGGAAGCATATGAGAAAATTTTCCAATATATTTCAAACAATCCTGAGAACTGGGAAAAAGACAAATTTAGAGATGAAGAATAAAATGAATATAATTTTCACCCGTACGGGCAAGTCGGGAGTTGTCCCTACAGTAATCCTACTACTGTTTTCAATATTGCTTACCGCTCAAAAACCGACCGATCTTATTATTCACAACGCTAAAATCTATACTGTCAATCAAAATTTTGAGGTGGCAGAAGCAATGGCTGTTTCAAAGGGAAAAATTGTAGCAGTTGGAAAGAACAGCGAAATACTTCAAACCTACAGCTCAAAAAACATTCGGAACCTGCAGGGACAAGCGGTTTATCCAGGATTTATCGATGCTCACTGTCATTTCACCGGTTACGCTACCGACAAGTGGAAGTGCGAACTTTGGGGAACCAAGTCCTGGGAAGAGATCATTGACAGAATGATGGCGTATTCCAAAACAGCACCCATGGAATGGCTTTACGGCCGCAGCTGGGACCAGAATAACTGGGCAGTAAAGGAATTTCCGGATAAAAGAAAACTTGACCAACTGTTTCCGAACCGCCCCGTGTATCTGAAGAGGGTAGACGGGCACGCCGCAATTGCCAACCAGAAGGCGCTGGACATCGCCGGAATTACAGCAAAAACAAAGGTGAAAGGCGGCGAAATAGAAAAGGTGAACGGTAAACTCACCGGCATCCTGATTGATAACGCCATGCTTTTAGTGGAAAAACATATTCCTGAAATTTCGGACGAACTTGCAATCCGGTATTTTGGTGAGCTTCAGACAGAATGTTTTTCCTACGGTCTGACTTCGCTGCATGACTGCGGAATATCGGCCAAAACTTTTGGTCTTTTAGAAAAAGCTCAGGAGCAGGAAATTCTCAAGATGAAAATCTTCGCTTTACTTGAGGATAATAAAGCTACTTATGATACGTGGATCGGAAAAGGACGTTTTACAAAGGGCAACATCACTTTTGGAGGTTACAAAGTTTATTCAGACGGCGCGCTGGGTTCCAGAGGCGCTTGCCTGCTGCACGATTATTCCGACAAAAAAGACTGGAAAGGATTCCTACTCAGCGATAAGAAACATTTTAAAAACCTGGCAGAAAAACTCAGCAAAAGTAATCTGCAAATGTGTACGCACGCAATCGGTGACTCGGCGAACCGTACGATCCTGCAGATTTACGGCGATGTGTTGGCCGGAAAAAACGACAGACGCTGGCGCATTGAGCATGCCCAGATCGTTGATAAAAGTGATCTCGGGCTGTTCGGTAAGTACAGTGTGATTCCTTCCGTACAGCCTACACACGCTACATCGGATATGTACTGGGCAGAATCCCGAATTGGGAAGGAAAGATTAACGCATTCCTATGCCTACCAGGATTTACTGCAGCAAAATGGTTGGTTGCCACTTGGTACTGATTTTCCGGTAGAGGAAATCAATCCTATAAAGACATTTTATGCGGCTGTGGCCCGGAAAGATGCTAAGAATTTTCCTGCAAACGGTTTTCAGAAGGAAAATGCACTCACCAGAGAACAGGCCCTGCGCGGAATGACCATTTGGGCAGCGAAGGCAGCCTTCCAGGAAAAGGAGTTGGGAAGTCTGGAAGTAGGAAAGTCGGCGGATTTTGTGGTTTTAACTTATGATATTATAGAAGTTCCTGAAGATAGAATATTACAAACATGGGTTTTGGAAACTTACTCGAACGGAATTAGGGTATATGATGGAGAGAAATGGCGGCAGGCTTTAAGTGGTTGGACTGAGTACGGAAATTCAAATCCATAA